The Corallococcus soli genome includes a window with the following:
- a CDS encoding aminotransferase class V-fold PLP-dependent enzyme produces MSAPLSSHWGLDPKVVFLNHGSFGACPTAVLQHQSELRARLEAEPVRFLGREVEPLLDEARAALAAFVGADADDLAFMPNATTGVNTVLRNLRFQPGDELLTTDNEYNASKNALDAACAAMGAKVVVAKLPWPVPSADAVVDAVMAQVTPRTRLLLIDHITSQTALVMPLAELVRALRERGVETLVDGAHGPGMVPLALQELGAAYYTGNCHKWLCAPKGAAFLYVRRDLQPGMKPLVVSHGHNSPRTDRSRFRLEFDWTGTHDPTPFLCIPTALRVVGGLVPGGWPEVMASNREKALAARRRLNARLKQDTLLCPDAMVGSMVCVALPDGAPERPEPPLYLDPLHVRLFEEHRVEVPVTPWPKAPRRHLRLSAQLYNTPADYEALGDALEALLR; encoded by the coding sequence ATGAGCGCTCCCCTCAGCTCCCACTGGGGCCTGGACCCCAAGGTCGTCTTCCTCAACCACGGCTCGTTCGGGGCCTGCCCCACGGCGGTGCTCCAGCACCAGTCGGAGCTGCGGGCCCGCCTGGAGGCGGAGCCCGTGCGCTTCCTGGGGCGTGAGGTGGAGCCGCTCCTGGATGAGGCCCGCGCCGCGCTCGCGGCCTTCGTGGGCGCGGACGCGGACGACCTGGCGTTCATGCCCAACGCCACCACGGGCGTGAACACCGTGCTGCGCAACCTGCGCTTCCAGCCCGGCGACGAGCTGCTCACCACCGACAACGAATACAACGCGTCGAAGAACGCGCTCGACGCGGCCTGCGCCGCGATGGGCGCGAAGGTGGTGGTGGCGAAGCTGCCCTGGCCGGTGCCCTCCGCGGACGCCGTCGTGGACGCGGTGATGGCCCAGGTGACGCCGCGCACGCGGCTGCTGCTCATCGACCACATCACCAGCCAGACGGCCCTGGTGATGCCGCTCGCGGAGCTGGTGCGCGCCTTGCGCGAGCGGGGCGTGGAGACGCTGGTGGACGGGGCCCACGGGCCGGGCATGGTGCCGCTGGCGCTCCAGGAGCTGGGCGCGGCGTACTACACCGGCAATTGCCACAAGTGGCTGTGCGCGCCCAAGGGCGCCGCGTTCCTCTACGTCCGCCGGGACTTGCAGCCGGGCATGAAGCCGCTGGTGGTGAGCCACGGGCACAACTCGCCGCGCACGGACCGCTCGCGCTTCCGGCTGGAGTTCGACTGGACGGGCACGCACGACCCCACGCCCTTCCTGTGCATCCCCACCGCACTGCGCGTCGTGGGCGGGCTGGTGCCGGGCGGGTGGCCGGAGGTGATGGCCTCCAACCGGGAGAAGGCGCTGGCCGCCCGGCGACGGCTGAATGCCCGGCTGAAGCAGGACACGCTGCTGTGCCCGGACGCGATGGTGGGCAGCATGGTGTGCGTGGCCCTGCCGGACGGCGCCCCGGAGCGGCCCGAGCCCCCGCTTTACCTGGACCCCCTCCACGTGCGCCTGTTCGAGGAGCACCGCGTGGAGGTCCCCGTCACCCCCTGGCCGAAGGCGCCCCGGCGTCACCTGCGGCTGTCCGCGCAGCTCTACAACACGCCGGCGGACTACGAGGCCCTGGGGGATGCTTTGGAAGCGCTGCTGCGTTGA
- a CDS encoding DPP IV N-terminal domain-containing protein, giving the protein MKALLLSLLLVPALVLAQAPVIEISGANFRPLPLASPAPSVQDGGDKKTAGAFDTAFTYDLTASGIFQVLDRAGFTADAKEGMTAASINFSRWADVGAESLVKVSLAQDGSSLRGEMRLFNVATGHEDLKVAKDAPANEPRKLAHALADALYRHFTREASPFLSRITYVRKAGANRDVYVADWDGMGAQALTRGGTHILPTLSPAGQVAYTSYRKNRPDIYVQSPGGEAKAVVTNGQMATGVAFSPDGRRIAYALAEGESAQIYVAAADGSGAKAITDTPYGLNTSPTWSPDGKRIAFVSNRGGSPQVYVMGADGSGVKRLTFQGNYNQTPDWSPRGDLIAFTARDERNAFDLFTVHVETGKVTRLTQDQGSNEEPTFSPNGRLIMFSTNRNGGAHLWVMTAEGNNQLPLPMEKGHWLTPDWGTAPAAK; this is encoded by the coding sequence ATGAAAGCCCTCCTGCTGTCGCTCCTCCTCGTGCCCGCGCTGGTGCTGGCGCAGGCGCCCGTCATTGAAATCTCCGGCGCGAACTTCCGTCCGCTGCCGCTCGCGTCGCCCGCGCCCTCGGTGCAGGATGGCGGCGACAAGAAGACGGCGGGCGCGTTCGACACCGCCTTCACGTACGACCTCACCGCCTCCGGCATCTTCCAGGTGTTGGACCGCGCCGGCTTCACCGCCGACGCGAAGGAAGGCATGACGGCGGCCAGCATCAACTTCAGCCGCTGGGCGGACGTGGGCGCGGAGTCGCTGGTGAAGGTGTCGCTCGCGCAGGATGGCAGCAGCTTGCGCGGGGAGATGCGCCTGTTCAACGTGGCCACCGGCCACGAGGACCTGAAGGTCGCGAAGGACGCGCCGGCCAACGAGCCCCGGAAGCTGGCGCACGCGCTGGCGGACGCCCTCTACCGGCACTTCACCCGCGAGGCGAGCCCCTTCCTGTCGCGCATCACCTACGTGCGCAAGGCGGGCGCCAACCGCGACGTGTACGTGGCGGACTGGGACGGCATGGGCGCGCAGGCGCTCACCAGGGGCGGCACGCACATCCTCCCCACGCTCAGCCCGGCAGGCCAGGTGGCCTACACGTCCTACCGGAAGAACCGGCCGGACATCTACGTGCAGTCCCCCGGCGGTGAGGCGAAGGCGGTGGTGACGAACGGGCAGATGGCCACGGGCGTCGCCTTCTCGCCGGACGGCAGGCGCATCGCGTACGCGCTGGCCGAGGGTGAGAGCGCGCAAATCTACGTCGCCGCCGCGGACGGCTCCGGCGCGAAGGCCATCACCGACACGCCCTACGGCCTCAACACCAGCCCCACGTGGTCGCCGGACGGCAAGCGCATCGCGTTCGTGTCCAACCGGGGCGGCAGCCCTCAAGTCTACGTGATGGGCGCGGACGGCTCCGGCGTGAAGCGGCTCACCTTCCAGGGCAACTACAACCAGACGCCGGACTGGTCGCCGCGCGGGGACCTCATCGCCTTCACCGCGCGCGACGAGCGCAACGCGTTCGACCTGTTCACCGTCCACGTGGAGACGGGCAAGGTGACGCGCCTGACGCAGGACCAGGGCAGCAACGAGGAGCCGACCTTCTCCCCCAACGGCCGGCTCATCATGTTCAGCACCAACCGCAACGGCGGCGCGCACCTGTGGGTGATGACCGCCGAGGGCAACAACCAGCTGCCGCTCCCCATGGAGAAGGGCCACTGGCTGACGCCCGACTGGGGCACCGCCCCGGCCGCGAAGTAG
- a CDS encoding TonB family protein yields MDSAVTHSLLVARPSKLSRFVVFSVGGHLAVLVAGMLYARFTSTPKMDLDQKPINASLVRLGKPRDPKLLPRKEQAQPPPKEVAAKPVPTPPSQEPVPAPSPNAVAVPGAKPAPAPTPQKGEANAEDRRKKLFGAFDKSAKPSEPEELEGAEDGDPDGDSAVQEGERYYGLLKSQVRRHYNVADTIPDAERLYLKAQVAMRLGRAGEVLDVSLAKASGNELFDSAVVAAVRKASPFSPPPDALRDALQKNGVVLVFSP; encoded by the coding sequence ATGGACTCCGCGGTGACCCACAGCCTGCTGGTGGCACGGCCCTCGAAGCTGTCGCGCTTCGTCGTCTTCTCCGTGGGCGGCCACCTCGCGGTGCTGGTGGCGGGCATGCTCTACGCGCGCTTCACGTCCACGCCGAAGATGGACCTGGACCAGAAGCCCATCAACGCGTCGCTCGTGCGCCTGGGCAAGCCTCGCGACCCGAAGCTGCTGCCCCGCAAGGAGCAGGCCCAGCCTCCGCCCAAGGAGGTCGCCGCGAAGCCCGTGCCCACGCCGCCCTCGCAGGAGCCGGTGCCCGCGCCCTCTCCCAACGCGGTGGCGGTGCCCGGCGCGAAGCCCGCCCCCGCCCCCACGCCCCAGAAGGGCGAGGCGAACGCGGAGGACCGGCGCAAGAAGCTCTTCGGCGCGTTCGACAAGTCGGCGAAGCCCAGCGAGCCGGAGGAGCTGGAGGGCGCGGAGGACGGCGACCCGGACGGCGATTCCGCCGTGCAGGAGGGCGAGCGGTACTACGGCCTCCTCAAGTCCCAGGTGCGCCGGCACTACAACGTCGCGGACACCATCCCCGACGCGGAGCGCCTGTACCTGAAGGCGCAGGTGGCCATGCGGCTGGGTCGCGCCGGCGAGGTGCTGGACGTGAGCCTGGCCAAGGCCAGTGGCAACGAACTGTTCGACTCGGCGGTCGTGGCCGCCGTGCGCAAGGCGTCTCCCTTCTCCCCTCCCCCCGATGCCCTTCGCGACGCGCTCCAGAAGAACGGCGTCGTCCTGGTGTTCAGCCCATGA
- the tolR gene encoding protein TolR, which yields MGMGGGKGGGGRTTMSEINVTPMVDVMLVLLIIFMVTAPLIQQGVKVNLPETKATPVEATEKKVVLSIDAGKKVYIGDAEVPLEELETKLAANAKAQADKEVYLHADRDVPYGVVVEVMAAAQRAGIKNVGMITDPSTGGKASNPGNKTPTAGGAKGKSKEAKR from the coding sequence ATGGGCATGGGCGGCGGAAAAGGCGGCGGTGGCCGCACCACCATGAGCGAGATCAACGTCACGCCCATGGTGGACGTGATGCTGGTGCTGCTCATCATCTTCATGGTCACCGCGCCCCTCATCCAGCAGGGCGTGAAGGTGAACCTCCCGGAGACCAAGGCCACCCCGGTGGAGGCGACGGAGAAGAAGGTCGTCCTCTCCATCGACGCGGGCAAGAAGGTCTACATCGGTGACGCGGAGGTCCCCCTGGAGGAGCTGGAGACGAAGCTGGCCGCCAACGCCAAGGCGCAGGCGGACAAGGAGGTCTACCTGCACGCGGACCGGGACGTGCCCTACGGCGTGGTGGTGGAGGTGATGGCCGCCGCCCAGCGCGCGGGCATCAAGAACGTGGGGATGATCACGGACCCTTCCACCGGCGGCAAGGCGTCCAACCCCGGGAACAAGACGCCCACGGCCGGCGGCGCCAAGGGCAAGTCAAAGGAAGCGAAGCGCTAG
- a CDS encoding MotA/TolQ/ExbB proton channel family protein codes for MIPHLPLAFGAMNYVEIIRDASFIELAVLLLLMSVSVASWALIAMKFTQLSRARSQSLTFLDTFWKASRLEAIYQSAQKLDGSPLSKVFCAGYEELSKLAQTGKEGSAEDAMSAKLGGIENVERALNRAATAQITELENRVSFLGTVGAASPFVGLFGTVIGILSAFNQIAEQGNATLATVAAPVGNALFATAAGLFAAIPAVVAYNSFVSRIKVFDTEMSNFSADFLNIIKRHFFR; via the coding sequence ATGATACCCCACCTGCCCCTGGCCTTTGGCGCCATGAACTACGTGGAGATCATCCGCGACGCGTCGTTCATCGAGCTCGCGGTGCTCCTGCTCCTCATGTCGGTGTCCGTGGCCTCCTGGGCCCTCATCGCCATGAAGTTCACCCAGCTGTCCCGCGCCCGCTCCCAGTCGCTCACCTTTCTCGACACGTTCTGGAAGGCGTCCCGGCTGGAGGCCATCTACCAGTCCGCCCAGAAGCTGGACGGCTCGCCGCTGTCGAAGGTGTTCTGCGCGGGCTACGAGGAGCTGAGCAAGCTGGCGCAGACGGGCAAGGAGGGCTCCGCGGAGGACGCGATGAGCGCGAAGCTGGGCGGCATCGAGAACGTGGAGCGCGCGCTCAACCGCGCGGCCACGGCGCAGATCACGGAGCTGGAGAACCGCGTGTCCTTCCTGGGCACGGTGGGCGCCGCGTCGCCGTTCGTGGGCCTGTTCGGCACGGTGATTGGCATCCTGAGCGCGTTCAACCAGATCGCCGAACAGGGCAACGCGACGCTGGCCACGGTGGCGGCGCCGGTGGGCAACGCGCTGTTCGCCACGGCGGCGGGCCTGTTCGCGGCCATCCCGGCGGTGGTCGCCTACAACTCGTTCGTCAGCCGCATCAAGGTGTTCGACACGGAGATGTCCAACTTCTCCGCGGACTTCCTCAACATCATCAAGCGGCACTTCTTCCGCTAG
- the murI gene encoding glutamate racemase, with protein sequence MRQDSHGPIGVFDSGIGGLTVLKALMARLPHERTVYLGDTARVPYGTKSGEVVTRYSLKNAEFLMERGIKLLVVACNTASAAALPALSAALPVPVLGVIEPGARAALRQTRGGGVGVIGTPGTIRSGAYQRALEAGSPQVAVKARACPLFVPLAEEGWTTGDVPLLVAREYLAGFARDGVDTLVLGCTHYPLLKGVIAEVVGPDVSLVDSAEATAEAVAELLGARGLLAPEAPTAPEHAYFVTDVPERFVEVGARFLGRAIPSAEQVDLRF encoded by the coding sequence ATGCGGCAAGACAGCCACGGTCCCATCGGCGTGTTCGACTCCGGCATCGGAGGGCTCACGGTCCTCAAGGCCCTCATGGCGCGGCTCCCCCACGAGCGGACGGTCTACCTGGGGGACACGGCGCGCGTGCCCTACGGCACCAAGTCCGGCGAGGTGGTGACGCGCTACTCGCTGAAGAACGCGGAGTTCCTGATGGAGCGCGGCATCAAGCTCCTGGTGGTGGCGTGCAACACCGCCTCCGCCGCGGCGCTGCCCGCGCTGTCCGCCGCGCTGCCGGTGCCGGTGCTGGGCGTCATCGAGCCGGGCGCCCGCGCGGCGCTGCGCCAGACGCGGGGCGGCGGCGTGGGCGTCATCGGGACGCCGGGCACCATCCGCTCGGGCGCCTACCAGCGGGCGCTGGAGGCCGGGAGCCCCCAGGTGGCGGTGAAGGCGCGGGCGTGCCCGCTCTTCGTCCCATTGGCGGAGGAAGGGTGGACCACGGGCGACGTGCCGCTGCTGGTGGCGCGCGAGTACCTGGCCGGCTTCGCGCGGGATGGCGTGGACACGCTGGTGCTGGGCTGCACCCACTACCCGCTGCTCAAGGGCGTCATCGCGGAGGTCGTGGGGCCGGACGTGTCGCTGGTGGACTCGGCGGAGGCCACCGCGGAGGCCGTGGCGGAGCTGCTGGGGGCCCGGGGCCTGCTCGCGCCGGAGGCGCCCACGGCGCCGGAGCACGCGTACTTCGTCACCGACGTGCCGGAGCGCTTCGTGGAGGTGGGGGCCCGCTTCCTGGGGCGCGCCATCCCTTCCGCGGAGCAGGTGGACCTGCGCTTCTAG
- the carF gene encoding plasmanylethanolamine desaturase — MTKPDKITDKVRLQDAQALAQGYSPAIRAMEIASIVSFVALEGVLAYKLWSTPHTGPWMLTLAVVLGYLAADFVSGFVHWMGDTWGSTQMPVLGKAFIRPFREHHVDEKAITRHDFVETNGNNCLVSLPVAALAVAVPLNGPGWVFLAAFLGAMIFWVMATNQFHKWSHLDTPPALIHFLQRVHLILPPDHHRIHHTAPFNQYYCITVGWMNRPLRMIHFFPLMERLITWVTGQLPRQDDIGTEAAQALVAVDDATQVPVLQAAKELLKASAEEPVQPISSRPTP; from the coding sequence ATGACGAAGCCGGACAAGATCACGGACAAGGTCCGCCTCCAGGATGCCCAGGCGCTGGCGCAGGGGTACTCCCCCGCCATCCGCGCGATGGAGATCGCCTCCATCGTGTCGTTCGTCGCGCTGGAAGGCGTGCTCGCCTACAAGCTCTGGAGCACCCCCCACACCGGCCCGTGGATGCTGACGCTGGCGGTGGTGCTGGGCTACCTGGCCGCGGACTTCGTGTCCGGGTTCGTCCACTGGATGGGTGACACCTGGGGCTCCACGCAGATGCCCGTCCTGGGCAAGGCGTTCATCCGCCCCTTCCGCGAGCACCACGTCGACGAGAAGGCCATCACCCGCCACGACTTCGTGGAGACCAACGGCAACAACTGCCTGGTGTCGCTGCCGGTGGCGGCGCTCGCGGTGGCCGTGCCGCTCAACGGGCCGGGCTGGGTGTTCCTGGCCGCGTTCCTGGGCGCGATGATCTTCTGGGTGATGGCGACCAACCAGTTCCACAAGTGGTCGCACCTGGACACGCCGCCCGCGCTCATCCACTTCCTGCAGCGCGTGCACCTCATCCTGCCGCCGGACCACCACCGCATCCACCACACCGCGCCCTTCAACCAGTACTACTGCATCACCGTGGGCTGGATGAACCGGCCGCTCAGGATGATCCACTTCTTCCCGCTGATGGAGCGGCTCATCACCTGGGTCACCGGCCAGCTGCCGCGCCAGGACGACATCGGCACGGAGGCCGCGCAGGCGCTGGTCGCCGTGGACGACGCCACGCAGGTGCCCGTCCTCCAGGCGGCCAAGGAGCTGCTCAAGGCCTCCGCCGAGGAGCCCGTGCAGCCCATCTCCTCCCGCCCCACCCCGTGA
- the ftsE gene encoding cell division ATP-binding protein FtsE, producing the protein MIQFFHVYKAYPGDPPVLQDINLNVEKGEFVFLTGPSGAGKTTLLKLIFCGEKATKGQILVGGKNIARIRESAVPYLRRNIGVVFQDFKLLPHRSVADNVGFTLDVLGVPRAESREKVHRMLKRVGLEHKANSLPLRLSGGEQQRVVIARALVNDPTILLADEPTGNLDPALTVEIMDLLTDINIRGTTVMVATHDATLLSRYQKRTVRLERGLIVSDEDGVKAARRMVV; encoded by the coding sequence ATGATCCAGTTCTTCCACGTCTACAAGGCGTATCCCGGCGATCCGCCGGTGCTGCAGGACATCAACCTGAACGTGGAGAAGGGCGAGTTCGTCTTCCTCACCGGGCCCTCGGGCGCGGGCAAGACGACGCTGCTCAAGCTCATCTTCTGCGGGGAGAAGGCCACCAAGGGGCAGATCCTGGTGGGCGGCAAGAACATCGCGCGCATCCGCGAGTCGGCGGTGCCGTACCTGCGCCGCAACATCGGCGTCGTGTTCCAGGACTTCAAGCTGCTGCCCCACCGCAGCGTCGCGGACAACGTGGGCTTCACGCTGGACGTGCTGGGCGTGCCCCGCGCGGAGTCGCGCGAGAAGGTGCACCGGATGCTCAAGCGGGTGGGGCTGGAGCACAAGGCGAACTCGCTGCCCCTGCGGCTGTCGGGTGGAGAGCAGCAGCGCGTGGTGATTGCGCGCGCGCTGGTGAACGACCCCACCATCCTCCTGGCGGACGAGCCCACCGGCAACCTGGACCCGGCGCTCACGGTGGAGATCATGGACCTGCTCACGGACATCAACATCCGGGGCACCACGGTGATGGTGGCCACGCACGACGCCACGCTCCTGTCGCGCTACCAGAAGCGCACGGTGCGGCTGGAGCGCGGGCTCATCGTCTCCGACGAGGACGGCGTCAAGGCGGCGCGGCGGATGGTGGTATGA
- a CDS encoding cell division protein FtsX, translating into MSVLSKAAYFWRSAAGGLKHAPFVHFIAVSTIAIALFAAGLARGAAHVVDNLLASLGGEVEVTLYLAPQLGQDEVHGVHSRVVELSQGEVTVVPPDAALQRLKRELGDLGEALSELPENPLPATLELRVPEARRSPAALQALAKELRALPGVTGVDYGEAAVERLSAIARALRFGALVSLVVVLGTTIVIVAATLQLAIYSRREEIEIQKLVGATDRFVKAPFLLEGLLQGLLGALVALGGLWLFGRLLGPTLGSLFAFLLGPGVSAPWVETRTVVELLAAGCALGLGGSFVAVGRFLRV; encoded by the coding sequence ATGAGCGTGCTGTCGAAGGCGGCCTACTTCTGGCGCTCGGCGGCGGGCGGGCTGAAGCACGCCCCCTTCGTCCACTTCATCGCCGTCTCCACCATCGCCATCGCGCTGTTCGCCGCGGGGCTGGCGCGCGGCGCGGCGCACGTGGTGGACAACCTGCTCGCGTCGCTGGGTGGGGAGGTGGAGGTGACGCTCTACCTGGCCCCGCAGCTGGGGCAGGACGAGGTGCACGGCGTGCACTCGCGCGTGGTGGAGCTGAGCCAGGGCGAGGTGACGGTGGTGCCGCCGGACGCGGCGCTGCAACGGCTCAAGCGCGAGCTGGGGGACCTGGGCGAGGCCCTGTCGGAGCTGCCAGAGAACCCGCTGCCCGCGACGCTGGAGCTGCGCGTGCCGGAGGCCCGGCGCTCCCCCGCCGCGCTCCAGGCGCTGGCGAAGGAGCTGCGCGCGCTGCCCGGCGTCACCGGCGTGGACTACGGCGAGGCCGCGGTGGAGCGGCTGTCCGCCATCGCGCGGGCGCTGCGCTTCGGGGCGCTGGTGTCGCTGGTGGTGGTGCTGGGGACGACCATCGTCATCGTCGCGGCCACGCTCCAGCTCGCCATCTATTCGCGGCGCGAGGAGATTGAAATCCAGAAGCTGGTGGGCGCCACCGACCGCTTCGTGAAGGCCCCCTTCCTGCTGGAGGGCCTGCTGCAGGGCCTGCTGGGCGCGCTGGTGGCGCTGGGCGGGCTGTGGCTGTTCGGCCGGCTCCTGGGGCCCACGCTGGGCTCGCTGTTCGCCTTCCTGCTGGGACCGGGGGTGAGCGCGCCGTGGGTGGAGACGCGCACCGTGGTGGAGCTGCTCGCGGCCGGCTGCGCCCTGGGCCTGGGCGGCAGCTTCGTCGCGGTGGGGCGCTTCCTCCGGGTATGA
- a CDS encoding murein hydrolase activator EnvC family protein, translated as MRRLAWLGMVLVLGATTSARAQQDEEAERAAIREKLSAQRATLALVEAKKLSVLEGMELMEDMASFSRRRVRALEGDLSLFRRRVTLAEREEAVLREALRAQLRRLSPRLRTLYRLQRRRPLEMLLSAEDFSALVWRARAVEASMAGDLELLRTVQHVAGLQRQATLELKRLHASLSQRVAFLQQQSKQARAQQEALEEVVGKLAGEAELAKRAVRELEGADAELTRMLVDLHEAPATTGFGALKGKLPRPVAGIIEVGFGRVVNPRFNTVTVQKGVDIRVPAGTPVHAVAEGTVVYAGWLRGYGNLLIVDHGDDFHTLMAHLSTIGTEVGARVAPGDVVAEVGDTGSLKGAYLYFEVRRAGQAVDPAPWLAPAAP; from the coding sequence ATGAGGCGGCTCGCGTGGCTGGGGATGGTGCTGGTGCTGGGGGCGACGACCTCCGCGCGGGCCCAGCAGGACGAGGAGGCGGAGCGCGCCGCCATCCGGGAGAAGCTGTCCGCGCAGCGCGCGACGCTGGCGCTGGTGGAGGCGAAGAAGCTCTCCGTGCTGGAGGGCATGGAGCTGATGGAGGACATGGCCTCCTTCTCCCGCCGCCGCGTGCGCGCGCTGGAAGGGGACCTGAGCCTGTTCCGCCGCCGCGTCACGCTGGCCGAGCGCGAGGAGGCCGTCCTGCGCGAGGCCCTGCGCGCCCAGCTGCGCCGCCTGTCCCCGCGCCTGCGCACCCTGTACCGGCTCCAGCGCCGCCGGCCGCTGGAGATGCTCCTGTCCGCGGAGGACTTCTCCGCGCTCGTGTGGCGGGCCCGCGCGGTGGAGGCCAGCATGGCGGGGGACCTGGAGCTGCTGCGCACCGTGCAGCACGTGGCGGGGCTCCAGCGCCAGGCGACGCTGGAGCTGAAGCGGCTGCACGCCTCGCTGTCCCAGCGCGTGGCCTTCCTCCAGCAACAGTCGAAGCAGGCCCGCGCGCAGCAGGAGGCGCTGGAGGAGGTGGTGGGGAAGCTGGCCGGTGAGGCGGAGCTGGCCAAGCGCGCCGTGCGCGAGCTGGAGGGCGCGGACGCGGAGCTCACCCGCATGCTGGTGGACCTGCACGAGGCCCCCGCGACCACCGGCTTCGGCGCGCTGAAGGGGAAGCTGCCCCGGCCGGTGGCGGGCATCATCGAGGTGGGCTTCGGCCGCGTGGTGAACCCGCGCTTCAACACCGTCACCGTGCAGAAGGGCGTGGACATCCGCGTGCCGGCGGGCACCCCGGTGCACGCGGTGGCCGAAGGCACGGTCGTCTACGCGGGCTGGCTGCGCGGCTACGGCAACCTGCTCATCGTCGACCACGGCGACGACTTCCACACGCTGATGGCCCACCTCTCCACCATCGGCACGGAGGTGGGCGCGCGCGTGGCCCCGGGCGACGTGGTGGCCGAGGTGGGCGACACCGGCTCGCTCAAGGGCGCCTACCTGTACTTCGAGGTGCGCCGCGCCGGGCAGGCCGTGGACCCCGCCCCGTGGCTGGCCCCCGCCGCGCCCTGA
- a CDS encoding alpha/beta fold hydrolase, which yields MDLMVGMQKAMRRVLVARGVQSETVNVAGQAVHHYALQGQGKGPPVLLVHGLGGSANGFARTFFGLARRFSRVLAPDLPGHGFSGAYCGGPTCVKSQFDVLSAYCEQVVGEPALVVGNSLGGAMAVNLAAEHPALVKALALVAPAGAELTPQALTTLLSVFEVKSNEDARELTRRLFHRPPWAAMVLASEMRKFYSNPTVQALAADAIATQASIAPQVVRDLKMPVLFLWGGSERLLPPEILTWYRQHLPPQAEVHVVEGFGHVPQMERPDAFVSHLVGFADRAGLTGGNRPVDRV from the coding sequence GTGGACCTGATGGTGGGGATGCAGAAGGCGATGCGCCGGGTGCTGGTGGCGCGTGGCGTCCAGTCGGAGACGGTGAACGTCGCGGGCCAGGCGGTGCACCACTACGCGCTCCAGGGGCAGGGCAAGGGCCCGCCGGTGCTGCTGGTGCACGGGCTGGGCGGGTCCGCCAACGGCTTCGCGCGGACGTTCTTCGGGCTGGCGCGCCGCTTCTCGCGCGTGCTGGCGCCGGACCTGCCGGGCCACGGCTTCTCCGGGGCGTACTGCGGCGGGCCCACCTGCGTGAAGAGCCAGTTCGACGTGCTCAGCGCCTACTGCGAGCAGGTGGTGGGGGAGCCCGCCCTCGTGGTGGGCAACTCGCTGGGCGGGGCCATGGCCGTCAACCTGGCGGCCGAGCATCCGGCCCTGGTGAAGGCGCTGGCGCTGGTGGCCCCCGCGGGCGCGGAGCTGACGCCGCAGGCCCTGACGACGCTCCTGAGCGTGTTCGAGGTCAAGTCGAACGAGGACGCGCGCGAACTCACGCGGCGGCTCTTCCACCGTCCGCCCTGGGCCGCGATGGTGCTCGCGTCGGAGATGCGCAAGTTCTATTCGAACCCCACGGTGCAGGCGCTGGCGGCGGACGCCATCGCCACGCAGGCCAGCATCGCGCCGCAGGTGGTGCGGGACCTGAAGATGCCGGTGCTCTTCCTGTGGGGTGGCAGCGAGCGCCTCCTGCCCCCGGAGATCCTCACCTGGTACCGGCAGCACCTGCCGCCCCAGGCGGAGGTCCACGTGGTGGAGGGCTTCGGCCACGTGCCGCAGATGGAGCGGCCGGACGCGTTCGTGTCCCACCTGGTGGGCTTCGCGGACCGGGCCGGCCTGACAGGCGGGAATCGTCCGGTGGACCGGGTGTAG